A DNA window from Hevea brasiliensis isolate MT/VB/25A 57/8 chromosome 2, ASM3005281v1, whole genome shotgun sequence contains the following coding sequences:
- the LOC110661024 gene encoding uncharacterized protein LOC110661024 — protein sequence MSSSASFSTTFLSPSDQENLIQKLDVFKIQGRDKRGQKVLLIIGKLFPARLVSSEVLNKYLGEKIFPKLEEGPFSIVYVHTDVQRSENFPGISALRSIYEAIPINVKNLLQVVYFVHPGLQARLFLATFGRLLFSGGLYWKLKYMNRLEFLWDHVRRNEIEIPEFAYDHDEEMENRPMMDYGLESDHPRVIHTDNPVSMYSMRCLA from the exons ATGAGCTCCTCTGCTTCTTTTTCTACTACTTTCCTTTCGCCATCTGACCAAGAAAATCTTATCCAGAAACTCGATGTTTTCAAGATCCAAGGCCGAGATAAGCGTGGCCAAAAGGTTCTTCTCATCATCGGCAAGCTCTTCcctg CTCGACTGGTGAGCAGTGAGGTATTGAACAAATACTTGGGGGAGAAAATCTTCCCAAAATTGGAGGAAGGGCCTTTCTCAATTGTATATGTGCATACTGATGTTCAAAGGAGCGAAAATTTCCCTGGAATTTCAGCTTTACGATCAATTTATGAAGCAATTCCAATCAACGTCAAGAATCTTCTCCAGGTTGTTTATTTTGTGCACCCTGGTTTACAAGCCAGACTCTTTCTTGCAACCTTTGGTCGTCTTCTTTTCAGTGGAGG CTTATATTGGAAGCTGAAATACATGAATAGATTGGAGTTTCTGTGGGACCACGTGAGGAGGAACGAGATTGAGATACCAGAGTTTGCTTATGATCATGATGAAGAGATGGAGAACCGTCCGATGATGGATTATGGGTTGGAGAGCGATCACCCAAGAGTTATCCATACGGACAATCCAGTTTCCATGTACTCAATGCGATGCTTAGCATAG